A window of Pan paniscus chromosome 10, NHGRI_mPanPan1-v2.0_pri, whole genome shotgun sequence contains these coding sequences:
- the LOC129392969 gene encoding uncharacterized LOC128125814 homolog — protein MLKMSGWQRQSQNQSWNLRRECSRRKCIFIHHHT, from the exons ATGTTGAAGATGAGCGGGTGGCAGCGACAGAGCCAAAATCAGAGCTGGAACCTGAGAAGAGAG TGTTCAAGAAGGAAGTGTATCTTCATACATCACCACACCTGA
- the LOC134728476 gene encoding WAS/WASL-interacting protein family member 3-like, producing MRHGGQGQPWGFRSQKALRRLLPLPLPPPPPPPPLPQPPPQEPPPPPLPGRERGGAGPPPSGQRRANWRGRSAHAGARLPLPHNPPLIPKRTNTPRGPPALRGRICASSQATGGQSQPSSGRGPSKATVCCGNQECQVREGPGPER from the coding sequence ATGCGCCATGGGGGCCAGGGGCAGCCCTGGGGATTCCGTTCCCAGAAGGCACTGCGCAGGCtgctgccgctgccgctgccgccgccgccgccgccgccgccgctgccgcagccgccgccgcaggAGCCGCCGCCTCCGCCGCTGCCCGGACGGGAGAGGGGCGGGGCCGGGCCCCCGCCCAGCGGACAGCGACGAGCCAACTGGAGGGGCCGCAGTGCGCATGCGGGAGCGCGCCTACCCCTCCCCCACAACCCCCCATTAATCCCCAAGAGAACAAACACCCCACGCGGCCCCCCCGCCCTCCGCGGAAGGATCTGCGCCTCTTCCCAGGCCACTGGTGGCCAATCCCAGCCCTCCTCAGGGAGGGGCCCTTCCAAAGCCACAGTCTGTTGCGGGAACCAGGAATGCCAGGTCCGGGAGGGGCCAGGCCCCGAAAGATGA